In Candidatus Binataceae bacterium, the genomic stretch GTAGTTAAATGGCACGACGAACCGACTACGCCGGCCGCCATCATCGACGCTATCATTCGAGGTCATCGAATCGCCAACACGCCGCCCTACGGGCCGGTATATATTTCGGTGGATGAAGAGTTGCAGCGCCAGCCGGTGGAGGGTTCGTTGACACTGCCCGATCTGAGCTTGGCGCGCTTTGCGCCACCGGCCCCGTTGTGGCCGGCGCCTGCGCAAATCGAGGCCGCGGCCAAGCGGCTGTGGGAGGCGCGGTTTCCGCTGGTGATGGGTGGCAATCTTTCTTATCGCGCGGCTGCCACCGGGCCTTTGGTCGAGTTGGTTGAGACTCTGGGTGCGGCCTATATCGACAATCCCAATTACATTTCGTTTCCCACCAACCATCAGCATAATCTCAGCGGCGACAATACGGTCTTGAAGCAGGCCGACGCGATTTTGATGGTCGACGTACACGATATCGGCGCCGCGCTGGGTCTTTACGCCGACGAAGAAGGCCGGCGTGGGAGCCAATGGCCGGCCGATCGTACGGTAATCGATCTTTCGGTCAACGATTTGGCCTTCGACTCGTGGGCCTATTACGGCGGCGAGACCTCGCCCACCGACATTAGACTGCTGGCCGATCCGGTCGTGGGCCTTACCCAATTGCTGGCGGCGGTCAAGGCGCTCAAGGGCGCCGGCACGGCGGCGCGAGTCAGCGAGCGAACGAGCGAAATCGTGCGCCGGCACAATGTCTTGGCGGAGCGCTTCCGTCAGGAGGCCAACCAACGCGCCCAAGCGGGCCAGCTTACCACTACCCATCTAGTCGATCTGGTCTGGGAGGCGGTGCGCGGCCGCTCCTGCGTGTTGTCAGGGCGCAATTTACAGGGCTGGCCGCAGGGCGTGTGGGACGTCAAGGCAGTGGGCGACTACGTCAGCACCAGCGGTGGGGGCGGAGTGGGCTACGGCCCCGGCGGTGCGCTAGGTTCGGCGCTGGCGGCGCACGAACGCGGCCAGTTCCCGGTGGCGATTATCGGTGACGGCGACATGGTGATGGCGGCCGGCGCGTTATGGACCGCGGCCCACTATAGGATCCCGATGCTAGCCGTGATCGGGAACAATCGCTCTTTTGGCAACGACGAAGCCCATCAGCGGCGGGTCGCGCGAATGCGCGAGCGGCCGGTGGAAAACGCCTGGATCGGGGTGGCGATGTTCGACCCAGAGATCGACTACGCTACCATCGCGCGCGGGTTTGGTGCGTGGGGACGCGGGCCGGTGACCAGCGTGAGCGAATGTAGATTGGCGCTGCGCGAAGCCGTGGCGGAAGTGGAGCGAGGCGGAGTCGCGGTGGTGGACG encodes the following:
- a CDS encoding thiamine pyrophosphate-dependent enzyme, with protein sequence MSERKLKTMEIELPAGISPAKPQYVSDLIADLLGALGYQWVPLTAGASYRGLHDSIVNHRGNRAPQMLNCTHEEIAVALAHGYAKTSGKPGLVILHDLVGVMHGVMGLFDAWCDRVPLLMLGGSGPMDPKKRRPIEFVHTANTQGDLVRQVVKWHDEPTTPAAIIDAIIRGHRIANTPPYGPVYISVDEELQRQPVEGSLTLPDLSLARFAPPAPLWPAPAQIEAAAKRLWEARFPLVMGGNLSYRAAATGPLVELVETLGAAYIDNPNYISFPTNHQHNLSGDNTVLKQADAILMVDVHDIGAALGLYADEEGRRGSQWPADRTVIDLSVNDLAFDSWAYYGGETSPTDIRLLADPVVGLTQLLAAVKALKGAGTAARVSERTSEIVRRHNVLAERFRQEANQRAQAGQLTTTHLVDLVWEAVRGRSCVLSGRNLQGWPQGVWDVKAVGDYVSTSGGGGVGYGPGGALGSALAAHERGQFPVAIIGDGDMVMAAGALWTAAHYRIPMLAVIGNNRSFGNDEAHQRRVARMRERPVENAWIGVAMFDPEIDYATIARGFGAWGRGPVTSVSECRLALREAVAEVERGGVAVVD